A genome region from Candidatus Obscuribacterales bacterium includes the following:
- a CDS encoding serine/threonine-protein kinase — translation MVVFSSSSYKDNTRTTMAKTGKKVCFQTKNGLVSFIAKHTSSPCDASKIYEKKMGSQEKQTHKAIGYHKRIPNLAGSVGNKGIMPRAGQALRDIPGRRGQLGGKLLVRTKQAQLRKDLTKAISHLHSKGIKHMDLREGASRNILWDGKHFNVIDFGKVQHTSDYNVGQEVDHIMNSLSLWAVS, via the coding sequence ATGGTTGTTTTCTCTTCTTCTTCTTATAAGGACAACACTAGAACAACAATGGCCAAGACTGGCAAGAAAGTATGTTTTCAGACCAAGAATGGGCTGGTGAGCTTTATTGCCAAACACACTTCCTCCCCCTGTGACGCCTCCAAGATTTACGAAAAGAAGATGGGCTCACAAGAGAAGCAAACACACAAGGCTATAGGGTACCACAAGCGGATACCCAACCTGGCTGGCTCTGTGGGCAACAAGGGAATTATGCCACGCGCAGGGCAGGCACTGAGGGATATCCCAGGCAGGAGGGGCCAATTGGGGGGGAAGCTTCTTGTACGCACCAAGCAGGCCCAACTGAGGAAGGATCTCACCAAGGCTATTAGTCACCTCCACAGCAAGGGGATTAAGCACATGGACCTTAGGGAGGGCGCTAGCAGGAACATTCTATGGGATGGCAAACACTTCAATGTGATTGACTTTGGCAAAGTACAACACACGTCTGATTACAACGTCGGGCAAGAGGTTGACCATATCATGAACAGTCTCAGTCTGTGGGCTGTCTCGTGA